Proteins co-encoded in one Garra rufa chromosome 21, GarRuf1.0, whole genome shotgun sequence genomic window:
- the LOC141295215 gene encoding olfactomedin-4-like, with amino-acid sequence MIATVLYFVFLRSAVVEGALNPWAEGSTSGGDCFCEAFLPNSTFPIGQLISLENTAVEINYKLELEISKVEMYEVKLQVYIAKITNLTVLIELMERDPDSYNELQLEEVKIQIKQVEALIVELKASIQTSSTVLISIRQQISVVIAVLTELEITYDKNLVLVTRREYIVLQQKLEECERRHDELFNPDIGICTHSGIRRISKPIISQLNADLTSSYAYGGWGKDSKPMPGSENMYWYSASSDTTVNRIIQYSDYYKLIMRQPFKIHSLYVQYNYDRRGTGNNYVVRENTMYYQFRSPFAMAKWNMTSATIEYKVVPEASTQFSYHYSANQNLDFAGDESGLWVTYATAESKGKLVLGKINEESFEVEEVWQTSIFKPSVGNTFMVCGVLYATRSVDSKTEEIFYTFDTRTEQESYVSIPFEKFQEFYAYLDYNPTDQKLYMFNNGYYVAYHVWFNHEGSLTGE; translated from the exons ATGATTGCCACAGTTCTTTATTTCGTCTTCTTGAGGTCCGCTGTTGTGGAGGGG GCATTGAATCCCTGGGCTGAAGGCAGCACCTCCGGTGGAGACTGTTTCTGTGAGGCTTTTCTTCCCAACAGCACATTTCCAATCGGACAACTCATCTCGCTGGAGAACACAGCAGTTGAAATCAACTACAAACTGGAGCTGGAGATTAGCAAG GTGGAGATGTACGAGGTTAAACTACAAGTCTATATAGCAAAGATAACGAACCTGACTGTGCTGATCGAGCTGATGGAGCGTGACCCCGACTCTTACAATGAGCTACAACTAGAGGAGGTGAAAATCCAGATCAAGCAGGTGGAGGCTCTAATTGTGGAGCTGAAGGCGTCTATCCAAACCAGCTCTACTGTCCTAATATCCATACGCCAACAG ATCAGTGTTGTGATTGCTGTGCTGACTGAGCTGGAGATCACCTACGATAAGAACCTCGTTCTCGTGACACGTCGAGAATACATCGTTCTTCAGCAGAAACTGGAGGAGTGCGAGAGACGCCACGATGAACTCTTTAACCCCGACATTG GAATCTGCACTCATAGTGGAATTAGAAGAATCAGCAAACCCATCATCAGCCAGCTGAATGCAGATCTGACTTCAAGTTATGCGTATGGAGGATGGGGCAAAGACTCAAAGCCAATGCCTGGTTCTGAAAACATGTACTGGTACTCCGCCTCTAGCGACACAACGGTCAACAGAATCATACAGTACTCTGACTACTACAAACTGATCATGAGACAGCCCTTCAAGATACATTCGCTTTATGTCCAATATAATTATGATAGGCGAGGCACGGGAAACAACTACGTTGTGCGTGAAAACACCATGTACTATCAGTTCAGAAGCCCTTTTGCTATGGCAAAGTGGAACATGACCAGTGCAACAATTGAATATAAGGTGGTTCCCGAAGCCAGCACCCAATTCTCATACCATTACTCAGCCAACCAGAACCTAGACTTTGCAGGTGATGAGTCTGGCCTGTGGGTGACTTACGCTACGGCGGAATCGAAGGGTAAACTGGTTTTAGGGAAGATCAATGAAGAGTCATTTGAAGTAGAGGAGGTTTGGCAGACCAGTATTTTCAAACCATCTGTAGGAAACACTTTCATGGTGTGTGGAGTTCTATATGCCACAAGGTCTGTAGACTCTAAAACCGAGGAGATCTTTTACACCTTTGACACTCGCACCGAACAGGAAAGCTATGTTAGTATTCCCTTTGAGAAGTTTCAGGAGTTCTATGCTTACTTGGACTACAACCCCACCGATCAGAAACTTTACATGTTCAACAATGGCTATTATGTCGCCTATCATGTTTGGTTCAACCATGAGGGCTCTCTGACTGGCGAGTGA